The following proteins are encoded in a genomic region of Thiomonas sp. X19:
- a CDS encoding LysE family translocator: MPTWTTYLIFVGFALAASFTPGPAVMLSIHNAMHYGWRRALWSSLGNVSGLLGLATLSALGLNAVLQTSALAFTLVKVAGATYLIWLGMQQWRRARQASPQALATVPGEERADHHPRKLYAKGVTVALTNPKAIAFIAALFPQFLSASRPMGPQYAVLTATFMAISLLVLSLYAGLAVLTRRRLNTWFASGWPQRVSGTVFCAFGVGLLRLHRP; the protein is encoded by the coding sequence ATGCCCACCTGGACCACCTACCTCATCTTCGTCGGCTTTGCCTTGGCCGCGTCCTTCACGCCCGGGCCGGCGGTCATGCTGTCGATACACAACGCCATGCACTACGGCTGGCGGCGCGCCCTGTGGTCGTCCTTGGGCAACGTCTCGGGCCTGCTGGGCCTGGCCACGCTCAGCGCCCTGGGGCTCAACGCCGTGCTGCAGACCTCCGCACTGGCCTTCACCCTGGTCAAAGTCGCAGGCGCCACCTACCTCATCTGGCTGGGCATGCAGCAATGGCGCAGGGCGCGGCAGGCTTCGCCGCAAGCGCTGGCCACCGTGCCCGGCGAGGAGCGGGCCGACCATCATCCGCGCAAGCTCTACGCCAAGGGCGTGACGGTGGCCTTGACCAACCCCAAGGCCATCGCCTTCATCGCCGCCTTGTTCCCGCAGTTCCTCAGCGCTTCGCGGCCGATGGGGCCACAGTACGCCGTGCTGACGGCCACGTTCATGGCCATCTCGCTGCTCGTGCTGAGTCTCTATGCGGGGCTCGCCGTGCTGACGCGCAGGCGCCTGAACACCTGGTTCGCCTCGGGCTGGCCGCAGCGCGTTTCCGGGACGGTGTTCTGCGCCTTCGGCGTGGGCCTGCTGCGCCTGCACCGGCCGTGA
- a CDS encoding peroxiredoxin → MSLRIGSTAPDFTAETTEGTIHFHDWIGDSWALLFSHPKDFTPICTTELGTVARLKPEFDRRNCKLIGLSVDPVAGHRLWAQDIAETQGMAPNYPIIGDTDLNVAKLYDMLPADASGAADDRSAADNATVRSVFFIGPDKKIKAMLVYPMSNGRDFNEVLRLLDALQLTAKHGVATPANWHPGDDVVIPTSISDEAAKQKFPGGWKTLKPYLRVMPQPK, encoded by the coding sequence ATGAGTTTGCGCATTGGCAGCACGGCCCCCGACTTCACGGCGGAGACCACGGAGGGCACGATTCATTTCCACGACTGGATCGGCGACAGCTGGGCCTTGCTGTTTTCCCATCCGAAAGACTTCACCCCCATCTGCACGACGGAACTGGGCACGGTCGCCCGGCTCAAGCCGGAGTTCGACCGCCGCAACTGCAAACTCATCGGCCTCTCGGTCGACCCCGTCGCCGGGCATCGCCTGTGGGCCCAGGACATCGCCGAGACCCAGGGCATGGCGCCCAACTACCCCATCATCGGCGACACCGACCTGAACGTGGCCAAGCTGTACGACATGCTCCCGGCCGATGCGTCGGGCGCCGCCGATGACCGCAGCGCCGCCGACAACGCCACGGTGCGCAGCGTGTTCTTCATCGGCCCCGACAAGAAAATCAAGGCCATGCTGGTCTACCCGATGAGCAACGGCCGCGACTTCAACGAAGTGCTGCGCCTGCTGGATGCCCTGCAGCTCACCGCGAAGCATGGCGTCGCCACTCCGGCCAACTGGCACCCGGGCGATGACGTCGTCATTCCCACCTCCATCAGCGACGAAGCCGCGAAGCAGAAATTCCCCGGCGGATGGAAGACGCTCAAGCCCTATTTGCGCGTCATGCCGCAGCCGAAGTGA
- a CDS encoding DUF3563 family protein, producing the protein MSTFKQFLQKIFSGLESQEQLDEDYLAQSVDVCDLERRIHQLEYRGTARESFPLHASIPGLHHRRALW; encoded by the coding sequence ATGAGCACGTTCAAGCAGTTTCTGCAAAAGATTTTTTCAGGCCTCGAATCGCAAGAGCAGCTCGACGAGGACTATCTGGCTCAGTCCGTCGATGTCTGTGACCTCGAGCGCCGCATCCACCAGCTCGAGTATCGCGGCACGGCGCGCGAGAGTTTTCCGCTGCACGCCTCGATCCCCGGGCTTCATCATCGGCGGGCGCTGTGGTAA
- a CDS encoding PH domain-containing protein: MSYIDRNLLTNEQVLHRAHLSRVVFVSPSLLLLLGLAVLALDGDVAVIGVILLFAGLAGLLSAFIRYKTSEFAVTNKRVIMKVGLIRRTSVEIVLSKVESITVDQGIAGRIFNFGSIAVVGTGGTHDPFHRIAAPLRFRRAVQEQLAA; this comes from the coding sequence ATGAGCTACATCGACCGCAATCTGCTGACCAACGAGCAAGTCCTGCACCGGGCGCACCTCAGCCGTGTCGTGTTCGTCTCACCGTCCCTGCTCCTCCTCCTCGGTCTCGCCGTCCTCGCGCTCGACGGCGATGTCGCTGTCATCGGCGTCATCCTCCTGTTCGCAGGCTTGGCTGGTTTGCTCAGCGCCTTCATCCGTTACAAGACCTCTGAATTCGCGGTGACGAACAAGCGCGTCATCATGAAAGTCGGCTTGATTCGCAGAACGTCCGTGGAGATTGTGCTCAGCAAGGTTGAGAGCATCACAGTCGACCAGGGGATTGCCGGGCGAATTTTCAACTTCGGCTCGATTGCCGTGGTCGGCACAGGCGGAACCCACGACCCGTTCCATCGCATCGCCGCGCCGCTGCGGTTCAGGCGGGCGGTGCAGGAGCAACTGGCTGCGTAG
- a CDS encoding IS110-like element ISCARN20 family transposase — MAMRKRDDDLVFPNAAGIDVGGSSHWVAVPRQACDEPVREFGAMTDDLHAMADWLLACGVDTVALESTGVYWIPVFEVLEQRGLTVFLVDARQMKYVPGRKSDVQDCQWLQKLMSLGFLRAAFRPTDEVCVVRAVARQRDVLLAEQASWVQRMQKALVQMNIQLTEVLTDVMGLTGQAIIRAIVAGERDPKTLARYRNARVKASETEIAKALTGNWRDEHLFVLRQALAMYDDIARHLGECDAKLQGLLSQLGAAKVDLGKTPRAGSKLRAQFDARQILANWAGVDLTRINGLGLAAVMKILSEVGPNLSRFANVKHFCSWLGLCPGTKISGGKVLSAKTRRSANRVRQALKMAAMSLSHSDSALGAFYRRLSGRMDKPRANTATAHKLARMVYFMLTRGEAFVDQGQQRYEDQQRERSIVALKRRAAALGFQIHPNPVPA; from the coding sequence ATGGCGATGCGCAAGCGAGATGATGATCTGGTCTTCCCCAACGCGGCGGGTATCGACGTAGGAGGGTCGAGCCACTGGGTGGCGGTACCCCGGCAAGCCTGCGACGAACCGGTGCGCGAGTTCGGTGCGATGACCGACGATCTGCACGCCATGGCCGACTGGCTGCTCGCGTGTGGGGTCGACACCGTGGCGCTGGAGTCCACCGGGGTGTACTGGATCCCGGTGTTCGAGGTGCTGGAGCAACGCGGCTTGACGGTGTTTTTGGTCGATGCGCGGCAGATGAAGTATGTGCCTGGGCGCAAGAGCGATGTGCAGGACTGCCAGTGGTTGCAGAAGTTGATGAGCCTGGGGTTCTTGCGCGCGGCGTTCCGCCCGACCGATGAGGTCTGTGTGGTGCGTGCCGTGGCCCGTCAGCGCGACGTGCTCTTGGCCGAGCAGGCCAGTTGGGTGCAGCGCATGCAAAAGGCGCTGGTGCAGATGAACATCCAGCTCACCGAGGTTCTGACCGATGTCATGGGACTGACGGGACAAGCCATCATCCGCGCCATCGTCGCTGGCGAGCGCGACCCCAAGACGCTGGCCCGGTATCGCAACGCTCGTGTCAAGGCCAGTGAGACGGAGATTGCCAAGGCCTTGACGGGCAATTGGCGCGATGAGCACCTGTTCGTGCTGCGCCAGGCGCTGGCGATGTATGACGACATTGCCCGGCACCTGGGCGAATGCGACGCCAAGCTGCAAGGACTGCTGAGCCAGCTTGGCGCGGCCAAGGTCGATCTGGGCAAGACGCCTCGTGCAGGCAGCAAGCTGCGCGCGCAGTTCGACGCACGCCAGATTCTGGCCAACTGGGCCGGCGTCGATCTCACGCGCATCAACGGCCTGGGTCTGGCTGCGGTGATGAAGATCCTCTCGGAGGTCGGCCCCAACCTGAGTCGCTTTGCCAACGTCAAGCACTTCTGTTCTTGGTTGGGGCTGTGTCCGGGCACGAAGATCAGCGGCGGCAAGGTGCTGTCAGCCAAGACCCGGCGATCCGCCAATCGGGTCAGGCAGGCGCTGAAGATGGCCGCGATGAGCCTGTCGCACAGCGACTCGGCCCTCGGCGCGTTCTACCGCCGCTTGTCGGGCCGCATGGACAAGCCGCGTGCCAATACCGCCACCGCGCACAAGCTGGCGCGCATGGTGTATTTCATGCTGACGCGTGGCGAGGCGTTCGTCGATCAAGGCCAGCAGCGCTATGAAGATCAGCAGCGCGAGCGCTCAATCGTCGCCCTCAAGCGCCGCGCCGCTGCCCTTGGCTTCCAGATCCATCCAAACCCGGTGCCAGCATGA